One Nonomuraea angiospora DNA segment encodes these proteins:
- a CDS encoding YggS family pyridoxal phosphate-dependent enzyme — MRRDEIAAGLAEVDTRIAAACRAVGRDRGEVTLIAVTKTRPAEDVRILAELGVRDVGENRDQEAGPKAQELADLPLTWHFVGQLQTNKVRSVVAYADVIHSVDRLRLVEAISKEAVRQGRRVGCLIQVALDDDPGRGGARAADVLELADEVALAEGLWLGGVMAVAPLGEEPAKAFARLRDVATRLEEQHPRATMISAGMSEDLNEAIAYGATHVRVGTALLGRRKPFVR; from the coding sequence GTGAGAAGGGACGAGATCGCGGCCGGGCTCGCCGAGGTCGACACGCGCATCGCGGCGGCCTGCCGCGCGGTGGGTCGCGACCGGGGCGAGGTCACGCTGATCGCCGTCACCAAGACCCGCCCGGCCGAGGATGTGCGGATCCTGGCCGAGCTGGGCGTGCGCGACGTCGGCGAGAACCGGGACCAGGAGGCCGGCCCCAAGGCGCAAGAGCTCGCCGACCTGCCGCTGACCTGGCACTTCGTCGGGCAGCTCCAGACCAACAAGGTCCGTTCCGTCGTCGCGTACGCCGACGTGATCCACTCCGTCGACCGGCTCCGGCTGGTGGAGGCGATCAGCAAGGAGGCGGTGCGCCAGGGCCGCAGGGTCGGCTGCCTCATCCAGGTCGCGCTCGACGACGACCCCGGCAGGGGCGGCGCCCGCGCCGCGGACGTGCTGGAGCTGGCCGACGAGGTGGCGCTGGCCGAGGGGCTGTGGCTGGGCGGCGTCATGGCCGTGGCGCCGCTGGGGGAGGAGCCCGCCAAGGCGTTCGCCAGGTTGCGTGACGTGGCCACGCGCCTGGAGGAGCAGCATCCGCGCGCCACGATGATTTCGGCCGGTATGAGCGAGGACCTCAACGAAGCCATCGCGTACGGCGCGACACACGTGCGGGTCGGTACGGCGTTGCTCGGTCGTCGCAAGCCCTTCGTCAGGTAA
- a CDS encoding cell division protein SepF, protein MAGAMRKMAVYLGLVEDDRYERYETYPDDYAYEDEVQRTGDERPVAVQDRDDEPEAGVPAPRPATTILERRTTDLARITTLHPRTYNEARTIGEHFRDGTPVIMNLTEMVDSDAKRLVDFAAGLVFGLHGSIERVTNKVFLLSPANVEVTAEDKARIAERGFFNQS, encoded by the coding sequence ATGGCCGGCGCGATGCGCAAGATGGCGGTCTACCTCGGTCTCGTGGAGGACGACCGCTACGAGAGGTACGAAACCTACCCGGACGACTACGCCTACGAGGACGAGGTGCAGCGGACCGGCGACGAGCGGCCCGTAGCGGTCCAGGACCGCGACGACGAGCCCGAGGCAGGGGTGCCCGCGCCCAGGCCCGCCACGACGATCCTGGAGCGCCGCACGACCGATCTGGCCCGCATCACGACGCTCCACCCCCGGACGTACAACGAGGCGCGTACGATCGGAGAGCACTTCCGGGACGGCACCCCGGTCATCATGAACCTGACAGAGATGGTTGACAGCGACGCCAAGCGTCTTGTCGATTTCGCGGCAGGTCTGGTCTTTGGCCTACATGGCAGCATTGAACGTGTTACCAACAAGGTGTTCCTGTTGTCCCCTGCCAATGTCGAGGTGACCGCCGAGGACAAGGCTCGAATCGCGGAACGCGGATTCTTCAATCAGAGTTAG
- a CDS encoding YggT family protein gives MGIVGQILVVVLSLYLVLLIGRMIFETVQAFARQWRPSGIVLVLAEATYTATDPPLKFLRRFIPPLRLGTVAFDLSFTVLFIAVLLLIQLAGLLR, from the coding sequence GTGGGGATCGTAGGTCAGATCTTGGTCGTAGTCCTGTCCCTCTATCTGGTGCTGCTCATCGGCAGAATGATCTTCGAGACGGTGCAGGCTTTCGCCCGTCAGTGGCGCCCCTCCGGCATCGTCCTGGTGCTGGCCGAAGCCACTTACACCGCAACCGACCCACCTCTCAAGTTCCTCCGCCGTTTCATTCCTCCGCTCCGGTTGGGTACGGTGGCCTTTGACCTAAGCTTCACTGTCCTGTTCATCGCCGTCCTGCTGCTGATCCAGCTCGCGGGGCTGCTGCGATGA
- a CDS encoding DivIVA domain-containing protein has product MPLTPADVRNKQFSTTRLRPGYDEEEVDAFLDEVEAELDRLIQENEELRAKLAECLRGKVPGGMNMPMASAPVQEQPKPEMMAPPPQPEPMRAPEPPPVQQPVPVAMNMPPAEDNMDTAARVLALAQQTADQAISDARREADETVTRARREADEILTKARRQAEQVIGDARARAETLERDAQERHRQAMGSLVQTRDELERKVEELRSFEREYRSRLKLYLENQLAELNVSAEGSGGFPVMSGGPTGQAPAMSHAVSQGQQPLPGGPSPFGGEAPQGAFPGSDGPHNDRR; this is encoded by the coding sequence ATGCCGCTGACGCCCGCTGATGTGCGGAACAAGCAGTTCAGTACCACCCGGTTGCGGCCGGGCTACGACGAGGAAGAGGTCGACGCCTTCCTCGACGAGGTGGAGGCTGAGCTCGACCGTCTGATCCAAGAGAACGAAGAGCTCCGCGCCAAGCTGGCCGAGTGCCTGCGCGGGAAGGTGCCTGGCGGCATGAACATGCCCATGGCCTCCGCCCCGGTCCAGGAGCAGCCCAAGCCCGAGATGATGGCTCCGCCGCCCCAGCCGGAGCCCATGCGCGCCCCCGAGCCGCCGCCTGTGCAGCAGCCGGTCCCCGTCGCCATGAACATGCCTCCCGCCGAGGACAACATGGACACCGCGGCCCGCGTGCTCGCCCTCGCCCAGCAGACCGCCGACCAGGCGATCTCCGACGCCCGCCGGGAGGCGGACGAGACGGTCACCCGCGCCCGGCGCGAGGCCGACGAGATCCTCACCAAGGCGCGCCGCCAGGCCGAGCAGGTCATCGGCGACGCCCGCGCCCGCGCCGAGACGCTCGAGCGCGACGCGCAGGAGCGCCACCGCCAGGCGATGGGCTCGCTGGTGCAGACCCGCGACGAGCTCGAGCGCAAGGTCGAGGAGCTGCGCAGCTTCGAGCGCGAATACCGCAGCAGGCTGAAGCTCTACCTGGAAAACCAGCTCGCCGAGCTCAACGTGTCCGCCGAGGGCAGCGGTGGGTTCCCGGTGATGTCCGGTGGTCCGACGGGCCAGGCTCCCGCCATGTCCCACGCCGTCTCGCAGGGCCAGCAGCCGCTTCCCGGCGGTCCCAGCCCGTTCGGCGGCGAGGCTCCCCAGGGCGCCTTCCCCGGCAGTGACGGTCCGCACAACGACCGCCGGTAA